In the genome of Lentisphaera araneosa HTCC2155, the window ACAACACAATGGTTTACAAAGAGTCAGAAGTTAAGCGTATTGTAAAGCTTGCTTTCGAAATCGCTCGCAAGCGAGGCAGCAAGCTTCACTCAGTAGAAAAAGCTAACGTTCTCGACGTGTCTCAGCTTTGGAACGAAGTCGCTGAAGAAGTGTCAAAAGACTACACTGACGTGGACTACCACACAATGTATGTTGATAACGCAGCTATGCAGCTCGTTCGTAACCCAGGTCAGTTCGACACAATCGTGACGGGTAACCTTTTCGGTGACATCATTTCTGATGAAGCTTCAATGATCACGGGTTCAATCGGTATGCTTCCTTCAGCGTCAATTGGCGATGGTAAAGTAAGCCTTTACGAGCCAATTCACGGTTCGGCTCCAGATATCACAGGTACTGGCAAAGCTAACCCACTCGCAACTATCCTTTCTGTTTCAATGATGCTCCGTTATAGCTTCGATCTCGATGCTGAAGCTAACCTCATTGAAGAAACAGTTGCAAAAGTTCTCGCTGAGGGCTACCGCACTGCAGATATCATGGAAGACGGTAAAGAATGTCTTTCTTGCTCTGAAATGGGTGCACTTGTAGCTTCCAAGCTCTAATTCAATTCGATTGAATTGGCACACGCGAAAGCGTGAGCTACCTACTAAAAAACTCCGTGGCTTCGGCTTCGGAGTTTTTTTGTTTAACGCTATATCTATGTGATGATAGTCTGTGCGACGCTGTCGATCCAGAGCTTGTAGATTTTATGACTTCAAGCATTTTGTTTAGCGTTGATTATTAAGTGTTAAACTGGGATGAGAATGAAAAAGATATTGATAGTTTTGTTAGTAGGAAGTCTGCTTTTTGGCGCTTGCGTACGTCGCAAAAAAGAGGCGGCACATGGCGGGGTGAAAACACGACTGAAAATTGCCTCTTCATATAATAGTGCTTTGCCCATTTTAGGGGATTCAGTCAAGATAATGGCGGATCGTTTGGAACTCTCGAGCGGAGGTGCAATCACGGTGCGACTGATGGAACCGCAGGATGTGGGTGGGTTACAGGCTATTTTGGAAGCGGTGAGTTCAGGTAAAGTTGATGCGGGTTATGGCTCGGCAGGTTTTTGGGCAGGAAAGATGCCAGCAGGCCCTTTGTTTTCTTCAGTGCCTTTCGGACCAGAAGCAGGACCTTATCTCGCTTGGATGAAACAAGGCAATGGCATGAAGCTCTATCAACAGATGTATGATGATGCGGGCTATAATGTAAAAGTTCTTTTGTGTACGGTTTTACCTCCCGAGACTTCGGGTTGGTTCAGGAAAGAAATCAATAGTCAAGAAGATCTGAAGGGGCTCAAGATGCGCTTCTTTGGCTTAGGTGCCCGAGTTATGGAGAAAATGGATGTTTCCACCATGCTTTTGGGAGGCGGAGAAATTTATCCCGCCATGGAAAAAGGCGTCATTGACGCAACTGAATTCTCGATGCCTTCGATCGACAAAAAAATTGGTCTCTATAAAATTGCTAAGTACAATTACTTCCCCGGTTGGCATCAGCAATCCACTTTGCTCGAGTTGATCGTAAACAAAGATAAATGGAACAAATTGCCCGAGTCGCAAAAAGCTCTAATCGAAATGGCCTGTAACGAGAGCCTGATGAATTCTTTGGCTCAAGGTGAAGGAACCCAGTTCCAGGTGATGAAAGACAACGTGGAAAAATATGATGTGCATATCAAACGTTGGAATGATCAAATGCTCAAGGCCTACGAGCAAGCTTGGAAAGAAGTGGTGAAGGAAGAATCAGCTAAAGATAAGTTTTTTGATGAAGTTTGGACTGACTTATCTCAATTTCGTAAAAACTATTCCCTCTGGGAAGATAACGCCTACCTTCCGCGACATCGAAAATGACTCAGCTGGCCAAGTGGATTGAAGCGGCGCTTAAGAAGTTTTGTGAATTGTGTTTGTGGGCCAACTTCATTCTTATATTTCTTATTGTTTTTCAAGTGGTGGCGCGCTATGCCTTTAACTTCACTTGGGCCTCTTTAGAAGAGTTACAATGGCACCTTTTCGCTTTTGCGATGTTCACTGGCGTGGCTTACGCGATAGTAGAAAATAGTCATGT includes:
- the leuB gene encoding 3-isopropylmalate dehydrogenase yields the protein MDLKICVLPGDGIGPEIIEQAVVVLEKVCEKFGHNLTTEEAIIGGVSIDAHNTPLTQDTIDKCLASDAVLMGAIGGPKWDKIDKSIRPERGLLGIRKALGLYANLRPAKLWEELKDASFLKDSVIGNGLDIMVVRELIGGIYFGEPRGEGVDENGERYAYNTMVYKESEVKRIVKLAFEIARKRGSKLHSVEKANVLDVSQLWNEVAEEVSKDYTDVDYHTMYVDNAAMQLVRNPGQFDTIVTGNLFGDIISDEASMITGSIGMLPSASIGDGKVSLYEPIHGSAPDITGTGKANPLATILSVSMMLRYSFDLDAEANLIEETVAKVLAEGYRTADIMEDGKECLSCSEMGALVASKL
- a CDS encoding TRAP transporter substrate-binding protein, translated to MKKILIVLLVGSLLFGACVRRKKEAAHGGVKTRLKIASSYNSALPILGDSVKIMADRLELSSGGAITVRLMEPQDVGGLQAILEAVSSGKVDAGYGSAGFWAGKMPAGPLFSSVPFGPEAGPYLAWMKQGNGMKLYQQMYDDAGYNVKVLLCTVLPPETSGWFRKEINSQEDLKGLKMRFFGLGARVMEKMDVSTMLLGGGEIYPAMEKGVIDATEFSMPSIDKKIGLYKIAKYNYFPGWHQQSTLLELIVNKDKWNKLPESQKALIEMACNESLMNSLAQGEGTQFQVMKDNVEKYDVHIKRWNDQMLKAYEQAWKEVVKEESAKDKFFDEVWTDLSQFRKNYSLWEDNAYLPRHRK